The Pricia mediterranea genome includes a window with the following:
- a CDS encoding SusC/RagA family TonB-linked outer membrane protein, which yields MRQKSKWIIASVLMLCVGFTYAQEKTVTGKVTDQNELPLPGVSVVVTGTTTGTQTDFDGNYSIDVEEGQTLRFSYIGQATVERTVGEDDTINVQMQEDTQALEEVVVIAYGQQSREKLVQSVSTVSNENIRDIPAVSPQELLQGQASGVQVVNSSGILGAAPVIKIRGVASISSGGRPLFVVDGVPLNDQVVTEAQGGQGLNPLADINPNDIESFSVLKDAAATAVYGSRGSNGVVLITTKSGRKNQDTKVTLELNTSWSKSTDVFEMMNADQFRNYLVENGTGAAVTDFPQGSFDWPSNVVRTGLSSDLNVGVTGGSEKTTFFLGLTHKDQQGFIIGNNLNRLSGRFNLAHDVSDKMRVGVNLGVSETRNDRVGAENSTFAPMTSAFLQQPWVEPFDENGDYVNTGFIANVIAIEDLDITDANSFRTTGNIYGEFDIVDNLTFRTDFGIDRVTLEEFSRSFEINSPDGFAEDIVNQQNKYIFTNTLNYNKTFAGVHDLSAVAGMSYEQTEVRNIEVDATGFLSDQQINTISASTPGTTNNEVTGSRLVGYFGRANYSFDNRYILEGSVRRDGSSRFGANNKYGTFWAVGGAWLLSSEAFMENADWINTLKIRGNYGTSGNDRIGDFAALERFEGDVVSNYNGASGLRQLGAGNPDLQWERSESYDIGFEAAFMENRVRLNVDYYNKKTTDLILEVPIPQTNGGLNFIIDNVGEMENRGFDVDLSADIIRGEDFSWTSSLNVGINKNEVLSLPGANLDDQGRRFISATTVQRAVEGSSVNSFYLVRYKGVDPQTGDAEWLDIDGNPTTTPTSADRVLAGDANPDFVGGFRNSLRYKDFDLNFFFNFSYGNDIYVSGLRFTDNPASTFNNRTALLDVWRNPGDNAYVPSFDSPTFDTFAQRSTLQLRDGSFARLKNITLGYTIPARYADQFGIIKGVRLYATANNVFTIKADDLEGIDPEVTDSIDNGRQGETFFTAPQSRTYLLGLRLTF from the coding sequence ATGAGACAGAAATCCAAATGGATCATAGCATCTGTATTGATGTTGTGTGTGGGCTTTACCTATGCCCAGGAGAAAACGGTTACTGGTAAAGTGACCGACCAGAACGAGTTGCCGTTACCAGGGGTTTCCGTGGTTGTGACAGGCACGACGACCGGAACCCAGACCGATTTTGATGGCAACTATTCCATCGATGTCGAAGAAGGCCAAACCCTTCGATTCAGTTATATTGGTCAGGCCACCGTAGAACGAACGGTAGGCGAAGACGATACGATAAATGTCCAGATGCAAGAAGATACGCAGGCTCTGGAAGAGGTGGTGGTCATTGCATACGGTCAACAAAGTAGAGAAAAACTGGTACAAAGTGTTTCTACGGTCAGCAATGAGAACATTCGTGATATTCCAGCCGTTTCACCACAGGAATTACTTCAGGGTCAGGCCTCTGGTGTTCAGGTGGTTAATTCCTCGGGTATTCTAGGCGCGGCGCCAGTTATCAAAATTAGGGGGGTTGCCTCGATTTCATCAGGGGGCCGACCTCTTTTTGTTGTCGATGGGGTTCCATTGAACGATCAGGTGGTAACCGAAGCCCAAGGAGGTCAGGGACTAAATCCATTGGCCGATATCAACCCTAATGATATCGAATCTTTTTCGGTTCTAAAAGATGCGGCGGCGACTGCCGTATATGGTTCTAGAGGTTCTAACGGTGTGGTATTGATTACCACTAAATCCGGTAGAAAAAATCAGGACACCAAGGTTACATTGGAACTCAATACTTCCTGGTCTAAAAGTACGGATGTTTTTGAGATGATGAACGCCGATCAGTTTAGAAACTATCTTGTCGAAAATGGTACTGGTGCGGCTGTGACCGATTTTCCACAAGGTTCTTTCGATTGGCCTTCTAATGTTGTAAGAACGGGACTCTCAAGCGACCTCAATGTAGGCGTGACCGGGGGTAGCGAAAAAACCACTTTCTTCTTAGGCCTTACCCATAAAGATCAACAGGGTTTTATTATTGGAAATAATTTGAACAGATTAAGCGGAAGGTTCAACTTGGCCCACGACGTAAGTGATAAAATGAGGGTCGGCGTCAATCTTGGTGTTTCGGAAACCAGAAACGATAGGGTTGGAGCGGAAAATTCTACCTTTGCACCCATGACTTCGGCGTTCCTCCAACAACCATGGGTGGAACCTTTCGATGAAAATGGAGATTACGTAAATACAGGGTTTATTGCCAACGTAATTGCAATAGAAGATCTGGATATAACCGATGCCAATAGTTTTAGAACCACCGGTAACATATACGGGGAATTCGACATCGTCGATAATCTTACTTTTAGAACGGATTTCGGTATTGATCGCGTCACATTAGAAGAATTTAGTAGATCATTTGAAATAAATTCTCCGGATGGTTTTGCTGAAGATATCGTCAACCAACAGAATAAATACATCTTTACCAACACCTTGAATTATAACAAGACGTTTGCCGGTGTTCATGATTTGAGTGCTGTAGCGGGAATGTCTTACGAACAGACCGAGGTGCGGAATATCGAGGTGGACGCGACCGGGTTTTTATCGGATCAGCAAATAAATACTATCTCTGCCTCAACACCGGGTACTACCAATAATGAGGTGACCGGAAGCAGATTGGTAGGTTATTTTGGCAGGGCCAACTATTCTTTTGATAATAGATATATTCTTGAAGGCTCGGTCAGAAGAGATGGTTCTTCACGTTTTGGTGCTAATAACAAGTACGGAACATTTTGGGCAGTTGGTGGCGCATGGCTGTTGTCCAGTGAAGCGTTTATGGAGAATGCAGATTGGATCAATACGCTTAAAATACGAGGAAATTATGGTACTTCAGGTAACGATAGAATTGGGGATTTTGCTGCTTTGGAGCGCTTTGAGGGCGATGTAGTATCAAACTATAACGGTGCTTCAGGGCTAAGACAACTTGGGGCGGGTAACCCCGACTTGCAATGGGAAAGGTCTGAATCATACGATATAGGTTTCGAAGCGGCATTTATGGAAAATCGAGTCCGACTAAATGTGGATTACTATAACAAGAAAACAACTGATTTGATTTTGGAAGTGCCCATACCCCAAACTAACGGAGGACTGAACTTTATCATTGACAACGTGGGCGAAATGGAAAACCGTGGCTTCGATGTGGACCTATCTGCGGATATAATCAGAGGGGAAGACTTTAGTTGGACGTCTTCATTGAATGTAGGTATCAACAAAAATGAAGTGCTTTCACTTCCGGGAGCCAATTTAGACGATCAGGGGAGAAGGTTTATTTCAGCCACGACGGTACAACGGGCAGTCGAAGGCTCTTCGGTAAACAGCTTTTATCTTGTTCGCTATAAAGGGGTTGATCCCCAGACCGGCGATGCGGAATGGCTTGATATTGACGGGAATCCAACAACTACCCCGACTTCGGCCGATAGGGTGCTCGCCGGTGATGCCAATCCGGATTTTGTCGGCGGATTTAGAAATAGCTTGAGATATAAGGATTTTGACCTTAATTTTTTCTTCAATTTCAGTTACGGGAATGATATCTACGTATCCGGTCTCCGATTTACCGATAATCCGGCCAGTACCTTTAATAACAGAACGGCCTTGTTGGATGTATGGAGAAATCCGGGAGATAACGCATATGTTCCCTCCTTTGACAGTCCAACCTTTGATACCTTCGCCCAAAGATCAACCCTGCAGCTAAGGGATGGATCGTTTGCGAGGTTGAAAAATATTACGCTAGGATATACCATACCGGCTAGATATGCCGATCAGTTCGGAATAATAAAAGGTGTCAGACTCTACGCTACCGCCAACAACGTCTTTACTATAAAAGCCGATGATTTGGAAGGAATTGACCCGGAAGTAACGGATTCTATCGACAACGGAAGACAGGGAGAGACCTTTTTTACCGCACCTCAATCAAGGACCTACCTTTTAGGTCTTAGACTAACATTTTAA
- a CDS encoding YqaE/Pmp3 family membrane protein, translating into MSLIRVLLAILFPPLAVLGKGCGSFIIVFILTLCGWVPGVIAALVILNNPS; encoded by the coding sequence ATGAGTTTGATACGCGTATTGCTCGCCATTCTTTTTCCACCTCTTGCCGTCCTTGGTAAGGGCTGTGGGTCTTTTATTATCGTTTTTATTCTAACGCTCTGCGGATGGGTGCCGGGAGTCATAGCCGCTTTGGTTATACTGAACAATCCGAGTTAG
- a CDS encoding RagB/SusD family nutrient uptake outer membrane protein, with protein MKHTILTIASVLGLVVLSCDSQLDLAPEDRLTQEVAFSNKTTALGVLTGVYSAAQQDDVLNGTWQLAGDWQSDNIDFVGSFPTFNEVKNYSTLADNTSISALWDDSYETIGTANLVIKNVPLVDDPEFTESERNNAIAQAKFMRALIYFNLSNWYSQPIQVSGGTTPAVPLVLEPFELGEPDFPSRATLNEVQAQIEQDLLDAIPSLDDTDKSKATKGAAHALLARLYLYQDKFGPAADYANRAIQNAAYELAPDYQFFNSLDNEFYFTLVNTAADGQDSNEGFSGLTNPTPDGRGDAPYSDNLLAAFAEEAGDLRFSALTQIGADALGTEREFTSKFPDGVTNTDNAPVLRVTEMYLTRAEANLRGGTAIGDTPVNDINALRQRAGLTDLASVDLDQILTERRKELAFEGHRRMDLLRNEMNLRREGMPKVSESAPGQDKVIFPIPVNELDLNENLVQNPGY; from the coding sequence ATGAAACATACAATTTTAACCATAGCATCAGTGCTGGGCCTTGTGGTCCTATCCTGTGATAGCCAATTGGACCTTGCCCCCGAAGATAGGCTTACGCAAGAGGTAGCTTTCTCGAACAAGACTACTGCACTTGGAGTATTGACCGGGGTTTATAGTGCGGCACAACAAGACGATGTTCTAAATGGAACATGGCAATTAGCTGGAGACTGGCAATCGGATAATATCGACTTTGTGGGATCTTTTCCAACGTTCAACGAAGTAAAGAACTATTCCACTCTAGCCGATAATACTTCAATCAGTGCCCTGTGGGACGATAGCTACGAAACTATTGGCACAGCCAACTTGGTCATTAAAAACGTTCCCTTAGTGGATGATCCCGAGTTTACCGAGTCTGAAAGAAATAACGCCATTGCACAAGCGAAGTTTATGAGGGCGTTAATTTACTTCAACCTATCCAACTGGTATTCGCAACCAATTCAGGTTTCAGGGGGAACTACACCGGCTGTTCCTTTGGTCTTGGAGCCTTTCGAACTGGGTGAGCCTGACTTTCCTTCTCGGGCTACCTTGAACGAAGTGCAGGCACAAATAGAACAAGATTTGTTGGACGCTATACCCAGTTTGGACGATACGGATAAAAGTAAAGCCACAAAAGGTGCGGCCCATGCTCTTTTGGCAAGACTTTATCTGTATCAGGATAAATTTGGTCCGGCCGCTGATTACGCCAACCGAGCTATCCAGAATGCTGCGTACGAGCTTGCGCCCGATTACCAGTTCTTCAATTCCTTGGACAACGAATTCTATTTCACCCTTGTTAATACCGCCGCAGATGGCCAGGATAGCAATGAAGGCTTTTCTGGGCTTACCAATCCAACTCCAGACGGTAGGGGCGATGCACCATACTCCGATAATTTGTTGGCCGCATTCGCGGAAGAGGCGGGAGATCTTCGATTTTCTGCTCTCACACAAATAGGAGCCGATGCCTTGGGAACAGAACGTGAATTTACAAGTAAATTTCCCGATGGGGTTACCAACACCGACAACGCTCCCGTGTTGAGGGTTACCGAAATGTATTTAACCAGGGCCGAGGCAAATTTAAGGGGGGGCACCGCTATCGGTGATACTCCCGTTAACGATATCAATGCATTGAGGCAGCGTGCCGGTTTGACAGATCTGGCTAGTGTTGATTTGGATCAGATTCTTACCGAAAGAAGAAAAGAATTGGCATTTGAAGGCCATAGAAGAATGGACCTGCTTCGAAACGAAATGAACCTAAGGCGTGAGGGAATGCCAAAAGTATCCGAGTCGGCTCCCGGTCAGGACAAGGTCATTTTTCCGATTCCTGTTAATGAATTGGACTTGAATGAAAATCTAGTTCAGAATCCCGGATACTAA
- the lipB gene encoding lipoyl(octanoyl) transferase LipB has product MNKQVFIQDLGYRDYRQTWIYQEQLFQSTLDIKIKNRREGANLETPNHLLFVEHPHVFTLGKSGNLDNLLVNEAELAAKNAKFYKINRGGDITYHGPGQVVGYPILDLDNFFTDIHKYLRLLEETVILTLADYGLKAERSAGETGVWLDVGTPFARKICAMGIRASRWVTMHGFALNVNTDLGFFDLMVPCGIKGKAVTSLNVELGKPSVDMGEVKHKLLRHFGMLFEAEILLQQERTAIKKTKV; this is encoded by the coding sequence ATGAACAAACAGGTCTTCATTCAAGATTTGGGATACAGGGATTACCGACAGACTTGGATCTACCAAGAACAGCTTTTCCAAAGTACCTTGGACATTAAAATCAAGAACCGGCGTGAAGGTGCAAATCTGGAAACCCCCAACCACTTGCTTTTCGTCGAGCACCCCCACGTCTTTACCTTGGGGAAAAGCGGAAACCTCGACAACCTACTGGTAAATGAGGCCGAGCTGGCCGCCAAGAACGCTAAATTCTATAAAATCAATAGGGGAGGGGACATCACCTACCACGGTCCGGGACAGGTCGTGGGGTATCCGATCCTCGATCTCGACAACTTTTTTACCGACATCCATAAGTACCTGCGACTTCTGGAGGAAACCGTTATCCTGACCTTGGCGGATTATGGTTTGAAAGCCGAGCGCTCCGCGGGCGAGACCGGGGTCTGGCTCGATGTCGGCACCCCTTTTGCGCGGAAAATCTGTGCTATGGGAATCCGCGCCAGCCGCTGGGTCACCATGCACGGGTTTGCATTGAATGTCAATACCGATCTCGGATTTTTTGATTTAATGGTGCCCTGTGGGATTAAGGGCAAGGCGGTTACCTCGTTAAATGTTGAATTGGGGAAACCGAGTGTAGATATGGGAGAAGTGAAACACAAACTGCTGCGACATTTCGGGATGCTATTCGAAGCTGAAATTCTTCTTCAGCAAGAGCGGACCGCAATTAAAAAAACCAAAGTCTAG
- a CDS encoding ribonuclease HII, translating to MLKKYHTTMLGEAGTDEAGRGCLAGPVTAAAVILPEGFANDMLNDSKLLSHNNRTILRPLIETGCAGFGVAHIHPEKIDEINILNAAILAMHQAIDRLTIFPKFVIVDGNKFRPYREIPYECIVKGDSKYMSIAAASVLAKTHRDAYMAELHEKYPVYNWKKNKGYPTKEHREAIREYGLSPYHRRSFRQLPEQMALTL from the coding sequence ATGCTTAAGAAATATCACACCACCATGCTTGGGGAAGCCGGCACCGATGAGGCCGGGCGGGGTTGTTTGGCAGGACCGGTAACCGCCGCAGCGGTCATTTTGCCGGAAGGTTTTGCCAACGACATGCTCAATGATTCAAAATTGCTTTCCCATAACAATCGTACTATTCTTAGACCGTTAATCGAAACGGGATGCGCCGGGTTCGGGGTCGCCCATATCCATCCTGAAAAAATCGATGAAATCAATATTCTCAATGCGGCTATCCTCGCCATGCACCAAGCCATCGACCGATTGACTATTTTCCCAAAATTCGTTATCGTAGATGGAAATAAATTCCGTCCTTATAGAGAAATTCCGTATGAATGCATCGTTAAAGGGGACAGCAAATACATGAGCATTGCAGCAGCCTCCGTGCTCGCTAAGACCCATCGGGATGCCTACATGGCCGAACTCCACGAGAAATATCCGGTGTACAACTGGAAGAAGAACAAGGGGTATCCGACCAAAGAACACCGTGAGGCCATCCGGGAGTACGGACTTTCCCCCTACCATAGAAGAAGTTTTCGGCAGTTGCCGGAGCAGATGGCTTTGACATTATAG
- a CDS encoding putative porin, protein MKFETGTRAIEGRSRGILGACVPEIGSWKDYLPILALFLSFPILAQEDSIPPSRTTDSVPSIRVKDTSAVKNKLPILIREDTIPSAQKADSSLVNQKVPLTIPKDSVPSYKKMDVPLLGISDLPSVRGDSLRQLQAQAGSASKKRRRKFPREKIISPEAITIRDYKIISYARDTTYLDTTLTIQKEFKYNYLRRDNFELMPFANVGQPYNKLGVDLQADVFYPKLGATALNYNYMEVRDIDYYNVATPMSDLFFKTTFEEGQLLDATLTFNTSPRLNFSLAYKGFRSLGKYLSDQAESGNFRTTTNYGTRNGRYRIRAHIAAQDIETQANGGLINKEEQFEAGDPEFNERNKVDVRFNDADNKILGKRYYFDHSYKLLKRNQDSSLVEKTSLGIGHVFNYETKYYTFGQSQQSFYFGDRLVPAIEDKARLKTMYNQVNVEFYNATLGRLQGNLSAYDYNYFFNSILITEDGRRIPNRLKGTEIAIGAQYEKKIRGLELEGEVKYNVSGKLGGDLLKASVGYRLNDGFEISASAHASTRMPNFNYLLYQSDYTEYNWSNLDSFDKEQVCGLGFAMGSDIWGDLTLDYTTVDNYSYFGTDPNFVPGEGVQTSIVKPYQEDNVINHTKLTYTKEFRLGKFALHNTLMYQNVSQNEEVLNLPELVTRNTLYFSSDVFKKAMFLQTGITFKYFTAYTMDAYNPLLGEFYIQNEEKLGAFPMLDFFINAKVQQTRIYLKAEHFNTFFGETKNYYAAPNYPYRDFVIRFGLVWNFFS, encoded by the coding sequence TTGAAATTTGAAACCGGGACCCGAGCCATCGAAGGGCGGTCGCGAGGCATCCTCGGGGCATGTGTTCCTGAAATTGGCTCTTGGAAGGACTATTTGCCCATCCTTGCCCTTTTCCTAAGCTTTCCGATTTTGGCCCAGGAAGATTCCATTCCCCCGTCGCGAACAACGGATTCCGTTCCATCGATTCGTGTCAAGGATACGTCCGCGGTCAAGAACAAGCTTCCGATCTTGATCCGCGAAGATACTATCCCATCCGCTCAAAAGGCGGATTCATCCCTCGTAAACCAAAAGGTTCCATTGACCATCCCAAAAGATTCCGTTCCATCCTATAAAAAAATGGATGTCCCCTTGTTGGGCATCAGTGATTTGCCATCGGTTCGCGGAGACTCCCTTCGCCAACTTCAAGCGCAGGCCGGGTCCGCCTCTAAAAAAAGAAGACGGAAATTTCCTAGGGAAAAAATAATATCTCCCGAAGCGATTACTATTAGGGACTACAAGATTATTTCGTATGCCCGCGATACCACCTATCTCGACACTACCCTGACCATCCAAAAGGAATTTAAGTATAATTATCTGAGGCGCGATAATTTTGAGCTTATGCCATTTGCCAACGTGGGGCAACCCTATAACAAATTGGGCGTCGATCTACAGGCAGATGTCTTTTATCCGAAGTTGGGTGCGACCGCATTGAATTACAATTATATGGAAGTCCGGGATATTGACTACTACAATGTAGCCACCCCGATGAGCGATCTTTTCTTCAAGACTACCTTTGAGGAGGGGCAGCTGTTGGATGCGACCTTGACTTTTAATACCTCTCCGCGGTTGAACTTTTCACTGGCCTACAAAGGTTTTCGATCTTTGGGCAAATACCTTTCCGATCAGGCCGAATCAGGAAATTTCCGTACCACCACAAATTATGGCACTAGAAATGGAAGATATCGAATACGGGCCCATATCGCCGCCCAGGATATCGAAACCCAAGCAAACGGGGGTCTGATCAATAAAGAAGAGCAGTTCGAAGCGGGCGATCCCGAGTTCAATGAGCGCAACAAGGTCGATGTTCGATTCAATGATGCCGATAACAAGATTTTGGGGAAGCGTTATTATTTCGACCATTCGTATAAGCTGCTGAAGCGAAATCAAGATTCGAGCCTCGTCGAAAAAACATCATTGGGAATCGGGCATGTTTTCAATTATGAGACCAAATATTACACCTTTGGCCAATCCCAACAGAGTTTCTATTTTGGCGATCGATTGGTGCCGGCCATTGAAGATAAGGCCAGATTGAAGACCATGTACAACCAGGTCAATGTCGAGTTTTATAACGCTACCTTGGGCAGGTTGCAAGGAAATCTTTCCGCCTATGACTACAATTACTTTTTTAACAGCATTCTGATTACCGAAGACGGTAGACGCATTCCGAACCGGCTAAAGGGAACCGAAATAGCCATCGGAGCCCAGTACGAAAAAAAGATTCGGGGCCTTGAGCTTGAAGGGGAGGTCAAGTATAATGTATCCGGTAAACTTGGGGGCGACCTGTTGAAGGCATCCGTCGGATATCGATTGAACGATGGGTTCGAGATAAGCGCATCGGCCCATGCTTCTACCCGTATGCCGAACTTTAATTATTTGTTGTATCAAAGTGATTATACGGAATACAACTGGTCGAACCTTGACAGCTTCGATAAGGAGCAGGTGTGTGGTCTAGGGTTTGCTATGGGCTCCGATATTTGGGGAGACCTGACACTCGATTATACGACCGTCGACAATTACTCTTATTTTGGTACCGATCCGAATTTCGTGCCAGGGGAAGGCGTCCAGACTTCGATTGTGAAGCCCTATCAAGAAGACAACGTAATTAACCATACGAAGCTTACCTATACAAAAGAATTCCGGTTGGGGAAATTCGCACTCCACAATACCTTAATGTACCAGAATGTATCGCAGAACGAAGAGGTGCTGAACCTGCCCGAACTGGTGACCCGGAATACCTTATACTTTTCTTCGGATGTTTTTAAAAAGGCCATGTTCCTGCAGACGGGTATCACGTTCAAATATTTTACCGCGTATACTATGGATGCCTATAATCCGCTTTTGGGAGAGTTCTATATCCAGAACGAAGAAAAGCTCGGGGCATTTCCTATGCTCGATTTCTTCATCAACGCCAAAGTGCAGCAAACTAGGATATATCTTAAGGCCGAACATTTTAATACCTTTTTTGGGGAAACCAAGAATTATTACGCCGCGCCGAATTACCCGTACCGGGATTTTGTAATCCGGTTCGGTCTGGTCTGGAACTTTTTTTCATAA
- the lysS gene encoding lysine--tRNA ligase — protein sequence MQLSEQETIRRDKLNKLRNMDIDPYPAELYPINATSKSIKENYEEGKKVTVAGRLMSRRIQGKASFAELQDSEGRIQVYFNRDEICPGEDKSLYNDVYKKLLDIGDIIGIEGELFTTRVGEKTVMVKKFSMLSKSLRPLPLPKKDAEGKVFDEFNDPEQRYRQRYVDLVVNPKVKETFIKRTKIINSIRQFYNNLGYVEVETPILQPIPGGAAARPFLTHHNALNVPLYLRIANELYLKRLIVGGFDGVYEFAKAFRNEGMDRTHNPEFTMIELYVAYKDYKWMMDTTEKLLEKVALEATGSTRVPVGDKEIEFKAPYPRVPILEAIKIHTGIDLAGMDENELRQTAKELGIEVDETMGVGKLIDEIFGEKCEAHYVQPTFITDYPKEMSPLTKEHRTNPSLTERFELFANGKEIANAYSELNDPIDQRERFEEQLKLSEKGDDEAMFIDQDFIRALEYGMPPTAGIGIGIDRLVMLMTDNASIQEVLFFPQMRPEKKPLDLTEEEKIVLGLLKPAGSMDLNDLKAQAGLSNKKWNKAMKGLARHGLTKVVVDGSDKRVEMIG from the coding sequence ATGCAACTCTCGGAACAAGAAACCATCAGAAGGGATAAATTGAACAAATTGCGCAACATGGATATCGACCCGTATCCAGCCGAACTATACCCCATAAATGCCACTTCCAAAAGTATTAAAGAGAACTATGAGGAAGGGAAGAAAGTCACCGTTGCCGGACGTTTGATGTCCCGTCGCATCCAAGGGAAAGCCTCGTTCGCCGAACTGCAGGACAGTGAAGGCCGTATTCAGGTCTATTTCAATCGTGATGAAATCTGTCCAGGTGAGGATAAGTCATTATATAACGATGTCTATAAAAAGCTGTTGGATATTGGGGATATCATCGGTATCGAGGGCGAACTTTTTACGACCCGGGTCGGCGAAAAGACCGTGATGGTCAAAAAGTTCAGCATGCTGAGCAAATCGTTGCGTCCGCTACCCCTTCCGAAAAAGGATGCGGAAGGCAAGGTATTCGACGAGTTCAACGACCCCGAGCAACGCTACCGACAGCGCTACGTCGACCTTGTGGTAAATCCTAAAGTAAAGGAAACTTTTATTAAGCGGACGAAAATCATCAACAGCATCCGTCAATTTTACAATAATTTAGGCTACGTAGAGGTCGAAACGCCCATTTTACAGCCTATACCCGGTGGCGCGGCGGCACGCCCGTTTTTGACCCATCACAATGCGCTGAACGTACCCCTTTATCTGCGGATAGCGAACGAGCTCTATTTAAAACGTTTGATCGTTGGCGGCTTTGACGGAGTCTATGAATTTGCGAAGGCTTTCCGCAACGAGGGCATGGACCGCACCCACAATCCCGAGTTCACAATGATAGAGCTCTATGTGGCCTACAAGGATTACAAATGGATGATGGACACCACCGAAAAACTCTTGGAAAAAGTGGCCCTGGAGGCTACCGGAAGTACTCGGGTGCCTGTGGGCGATAAAGAAATCGAGTTTAAGGCGCCCTACCCCCGCGTTCCCATCTTGGAAGCCATCAAAATACATACAGGAATCGATCTCGCCGGCATGGACGAAAACGAACTTCGGCAAACGGCCAAAGAGCTCGGCATCGAAGTGGACGAAACCATGGGCGTCGGTAAGCTGATCGATGAAATCTTCGGAGAGAAATGCGAGGCACATTACGTGCAGCCCACATTTATAACCGATTATCCTAAAGAGATGAGTCCGCTGACCAAAGAACATCGTACGAACCCGTCCCTGACGGAGCGATTCGAGCTTTTCGCCAACGGCAAGGAAATCGCCAACGCCTATTCCGAGCTCAACGACCCCATCGATCAGCGCGAGCGCTTTGAGGAGCAGCTGAAGCTTTCCGAAAAAGGAGACGACGAGGCCATGTTCATCGATCAGGATTTTATCCGGGCCCTCGAATACGGTATGCCCCCCACGGCGGGCATCGGTATCGGTATCGATCGCTTGGTGATGTTAATGACCGATAATGCCTCGATACAGGAGGTGCTGTTCTTTCCCCAGATGCGGCCGGAGAAAAAACCCTTGGATCTAACCGAGGAAGAGAAAATCGTTCTAGGCCTTCTAAAACCTGCCGGTAGCATGGACCTCAACGACCTTAAAGCCCAAGCAGGCCTCAGTAACAAAAAATGGAACAAGGCGATGAAAGGCTTGGCGAGGCATGGTCTGACCAAAGTTGTGGTCGATGGCTCTGATAAAAGGGTAGAAATGATAGGATAG